The proteins below are encoded in one region of Neodiprion virginianus isolate iyNeoVirg1 chromosome 7, iyNeoVirg1.1, whole genome shotgun sequence:
- the LOC124309420 gene encoding U6 snRNA-associated Sm-like protein LSm6 — MSRKEALSQFIQQIHGRPVVVKLNSGVDYRGVLACLDGYMNIALEQTEEYVNGQLKNKYGDAFIRGNNVLYISTQKRRT, encoded by the exons ATGAGCCGCAAAGAAGCACTTTCtcaatttatacaacaaatTCATGGCCGACCAGTTGTAGTAAAATTAAATAGTGGTGTTGATTACAGAG GCGTCTTGGCATGTCTTGATGGGTACATGAACATCGCGCTTGAACAAACAGAAGAGTATGTTAATGGACAGTTAAAGAATAAGTACGGCGATGCCTTCATTCGAGGAAATAATGTGCTGTACATAAGCACACAGAAACGAAGGACATGA
- the LOC124309418 gene encoding very long-chain-fatty-acid--CoA ligase bubblegum isoform X1, translated as MVILLCKDKMSTEEVLLLNGHATNAYVTESKRSTAAANGSGVEFAISSQTDLDGPDQVLASDSISTTEAAGRVRIEFEKNGIADHVPISVPGLLAKTARENPDFPALVSREGVDGRRVTYTFKEYHNQVRIVARAFLKLGLERHHSVCILGFNSPEWFISDLAAIHAGGFASGIYTTNSAEACLYCAERSRANIIVVEDSKQLEKILAIKSKLPLLKAIVQYDGVPTQKGVLSWNELLEIGKNESDDKLDSVLRTICINECCTLVFTSGTVGNPKAVMLSHDNLIYDAKAIITSARLTPRTDRLVSFLPLSHVAAQVVDIYAGLAIVGTVYFADKNALKGTLIDTLQVAKPTAFLGVPRVWEKIYEKMQAVARNNGVIKTWIANWAKAQALNYNINKMNGVDYKSWSYLLAKWLIFGKIKSTLGLDKCNIFVTAAAPLSTEVKRYFMSLDIPIMEAFGMSECAGAHTLSQNDNYRLGSVGPVMPGLRLKIDKPDATGEGEVCMKGRHTFMGYLEEPEKTRDTKDDEGWLHSGDLGRYDKDGFLWMTGRIKELIITAGGENIPPVHIEHLVLAELPALSNALLVGDMRKYLTILVTLQTDLNPETGAPLDTLSPLTLSWAKSIGSKAKTVTEVIQSKDPAIHKEIEEAIKRANSHATSNAQKVQKFRILPHDFSVPTGELGPTLKVKRNVVLKMYADLIEEMYK; from the exons ATGGTGATTTTACTTTGCAAag ATAAAATGTCGACGGAGGAAGTATTGTTGCTAAACGGCCATGCGACGAACGCTTACGTAACAGAATCAAAG AGATCAACAGCTGCTGCAAACGGCTCTGGGGTCGAATTCGCCATTTCAAGCCAAACAGACCTAGACG GACCAGACCAAGTACTTGCATCTGATTCGATATCTACGACTGAAGCAGCCGGTCGAGTTCgcattgaatttgaaaaaaatggaatcgCCGATCATGTGCCTATCTCAGTGCCGGGATTGCTGGCAAAAACGGCCAGGGAAAACCCCGACTTTCCAGCGTTGGTATCCCGTGAAGGAGTCGATGGGCGAAGAGTTACCTATACCTTCAA AGAATACCATAACCAGGTTCGGATCGTGGCGAGAGCATTCTTGAAGCTTGGACTCGAGCGCCACCATAGTGTCTGTATCCTTGGGTTCAACAGTCCGGAATGGTTCATCTCCGATCTCGCAGCCATACATGCTGG AGGATTTGCCTCCGGGATTTATACAACTAACTCCGCAGAAGCTTGCCTGTACTGCGCAGAACGCAGTAGAGCTAATATAATTGTCGTCGAGGATTCCAAAcaattggagaaaattttgGCAATCAAAAGCAAGCTACCCCTTCTCAAAGCTATCGTACAGTATGACGGTGTCCCAACTCAGAAAGGTGTTCTAAGT TGGAACGAATTATTGGAAATCGGTAAGAATGAGTCGGATGACAAGTTGGATTCTGTCTTGCGGACAATTTGCATCAATGAATGTTGCACTTTGGTATTTACG TCCGGAACAGTTGGAAATCCAAAAGCAGTTATGCTGAGCCATGACAATCTCATCTACGATGCGAAAGCGATCATAACTTCAGCAAGATTAACGCCTAGGACTGATAGGCTCGTCAGCTTCCTTCCACTGTCGCACGTGGCTGCTCAG GTCGTCGATATTTATGCAGGCCTGGCGATCGTCGGAACGGTATATTTTGCTGACAAAAACGCCTTAAAGGGTACCCTGATAGACACTCTGCAGGTAGCAAAGCCCACCGCCTTTTTAGGAGTTCCCAGagtgtgggaaaaaatttatgaaaaaatgcaGGCCGTAGCCCGAAATAACGGAGTGATAAAAACGTGGATTGCAAATTGGGCCAAAGCCCAGGCACTCAACTATAACATAAACAAGATGAACGGAGTGGACTATAAGAGCTGGAGCTATCTGTTAGCTAAATGGCTTATCTTTGGCAAAATAAAGAGCACTCTTGGTCTGGACAAGTGCAATATCTTTGTGACAGCCGCCGCTCCATTGAGTACCGAGGTGAAACGATATTTTATGAGCCTTGATATCCCTATTATGGAGGCTTTTGGAATGTCAGAATGCGCTGGCGCACACACTCTGAGCCAAAATGATAATTACAG ATTGGGAAGTGTCGGACCAGTCATGCCAGGCTTACGCTTGAAAATAGACAAACCAGATGCTACTGGCGAAGGCGAAGTCTGCATGAAAGGTCGTCACACCTTTATGGGATACCTTGAAGAGCCAGAAAAAACCAGGGATACTAAAGATGATGAAGGATGGTTACACAGTGGTGATTTAGGCCGATATGATAAAGATGGGTTCCTCTGGATGACAG GAAGAATCAAGGAGCTGATAATAACGGCTGgtggtgaaaatattccgCCAGTTCACATAGAGCATTTAGTCTTGGCTGAATTACCAGCTCTTAGCAATGCACTTCTTGTCGGTGATATGAGAAAATACTTGACGATACTAGTCACTCTACAG ACTGATCTAAATCCTGAGACTGGCGCACCTTTGGACACGCTGTCACCATTGACACTGTCTTGGGCAAAGTCAATCGGCAGCAAAGCAAAAACAGTAACGGAAGTCATACAATCCAAGGACCCAGCT ATTCACAAGGAGATCGAAGAAGCTATCAAAAGGGCAAACAGTCATGCAACAAGTAATGCGCAAAAGGTGCAGAAGTTCCGGATTCTCCCACACGACTTTTCAGTCCCAACGGGTGAGCTTGGACCAACgttgaaagtaaaaagaaacgtTGTCCTCAAGATGTACGCAGATTTAATTGAAGAGATGTATAAATAG
- the LOC124309418 gene encoding very long-chain-fatty-acid--CoA ligase bubblegum isoform X2, giving the protein MSTEEVLLLNGHATNAYVTESKRSTAAANGSGVEFAISSQTDLDGPDQVLASDSISTTEAAGRVRIEFEKNGIADHVPISVPGLLAKTARENPDFPALVSREGVDGRRVTYTFKEYHNQVRIVARAFLKLGLERHHSVCILGFNSPEWFISDLAAIHAGGFASGIYTTNSAEACLYCAERSRANIIVVEDSKQLEKILAIKSKLPLLKAIVQYDGVPTQKGVLSWNELLEIGKNESDDKLDSVLRTICINECCTLVFTSGTVGNPKAVMLSHDNLIYDAKAIITSARLTPRTDRLVSFLPLSHVAAQVVDIYAGLAIVGTVYFADKNALKGTLIDTLQVAKPTAFLGVPRVWEKIYEKMQAVARNNGVIKTWIANWAKAQALNYNINKMNGVDYKSWSYLLAKWLIFGKIKSTLGLDKCNIFVTAAAPLSTEVKRYFMSLDIPIMEAFGMSECAGAHTLSQNDNYRLGSVGPVMPGLRLKIDKPDATGEGEVCMKGRHTFMGYLEEPEKTRDTKDDEGWLHSGDLGRYDKDGFLWMTGRIKELIITAGGENIPPVHIEHLVLAELPALSNALLVGDMRKYLTILVTLQTDLNPETGAPLDTLSPLTLSWAKSIGSKAKTVTEVIQSKDPAIHKEIEEAIKRANSHATSNAQKVQKFRILPHDFSVPTGELGPTLKVKRNVVLKMYADLIEEMYK; this is encoded by the exons ATGTCGACGGAGGAAGTATTGTTGCTAAACGGCCATGCGACGAACGCTTACGTAACAGAATCAAAG AGATCAACAGCTGCTGCAAACGGCTCTGGGGTCGAATTCGCCATTTCAAGCCAAACAGACCTAGACG GACCAGACCAAGTACTTGCATCTGATTCGATATCTACGACTGAAGCAGCCGGTCGAGTTCgcattgaatttgaaaaaaatggaatcgCCGATCATGTGCCTATCTCAGTGCCGGGATTGCTGGCAAAAACGGCCAGGGAAAACCCCGACTTTCCAGCGTTGGTATCCCGTGAAGGAGTCGATGGGCGAAGAGTTACCTATACCTTCAA AGAATACCATAACCAGGTTCGGATCGTGGCGAGAGCATTCTTGAAGCTTGGACTCGAGCGCCACCATAGTGTCTGTATCCTTGGGTTCAACAGTCCGGAATGGTTCATCTCCGATCTCGCAGCCATACATGCTGG AGGATTTGCCTCCGGGATTTATACAACTAACTCCGCAGAAGCTTGCCTGTACTGCGCAGAACGCAGTAGAGCTAATATAATTGTCGTCGAGGATTCCAAAcaattggagaaaattttgGCAATCAAAAGCAAGCTACCCCTTCTCAAAGCTATCGTACAGTATGACGGTGTCCCAACTCAGAAAGGTGTTCTAAGT TGGAACGAATTATTGGAAATCGGTAAGAATGAGTCGGATGACAAGTTGGATTCTGTCTTGCGGACAATTTGCATCAATGAATGTTGCACTTTGGTATTTACG TCCGGAACAGTTGGAAATCCAAAAGCAGTTATGCTGAGCCATGACAATCTCATCTACGATGCGAAAGCGATCATAACTTCAGCAAGATTAACGCCTAGGACTGATAGGCTCGTCAGCTTCCTTCCACTGTCGCACGTGGCTGCTCAG GTCGTCGATATTTATGCAGGCCTGGCGATCGTCGGAACGGTATATTTTGCTGACAAAAACGCCTTAAAGGGTACCCTGATAGACACTCTGCAGGTAGCAAAGCCCACCGCCTTTTTAGGAGTTCCCAGagtgtgggaaaaaatttatgaaaaaatgcaGGCCGTAGCCCGAAATAACGGAGTGATAAAAACGTGGATTGCAAATTGGGCCAAAGCCCAGGCACTCAACTATAACATAAACAAGATGAACGGAGTGGACTATAAGAGCTGGAGCTATCTGTTAGCTAAATGGCTTATCTTTGGCAAAATAAAGAGCACTCTTGGTCTGGACAAGTGCAATATCTTTGTGACAGCCGCCGCTCCATTGAGTACCGAGGTGAAACGATATTTTATGAGCCTTGATATCCCTATTATGGAGGCTTTTGGAATGTCAGAATGCGCTGGCGCACACACTCTGAGCCAAAATGATAATTACAG ATTGGGAAGTGTCGGACCAGTCATGCCAGGCTTACGCTTGAAAATAGACAAACCAGATGCTACTGGCGAAGGCGAAGTCTGCATGAAAGGTCGTCACACCTTTATGGGATACCTTGAAGAGCCAGAAAAAACCAGGGATACTAAAGATGATGAAGGATGGTTACACAGTGGTGATTTAGGCCGATATGATAAAGATGGGTTCCTCTGGATGACAG GAAGAATCAAGGAGCTGATAATAACGGCTGgtggtgaaaatattccgCCAGTTCACATAGAGCATTTAGTCTTGGCTGAATTACCAGCTCTTAGCAATGCACTTCTTGTCGGTGATATGAGAAAATACTTGACGATACTAGTCACTCTACAG ACTGATCTAAATCCTGAGACTGGCGCACCTTTGGACACGCTGTCACCATTGACACTGTCTTGGGCAAAGTCAATCGGCAGCAAAGCAAAAACAGTAACGGAAGTCATACAATCCAAGGACCCAGCT ATTCACAAGGAGATCGAAGAAGCTATCAAAAGGGCAAACAGTCATGCAACAAGTAATGCGCAAAAGGTGCAGAAGTTCCGGATTCTCCCACACGACTTTTCAGTCCCAACGGGTGAGCTTGGACCAACgttgaaagtaaaaagaaacgtTGTCCTCAAGATGTACGCAGATTTAATTGAAGAGATGTATAAATAG
- the LOC124309418 gene encoding very long-chain-fatty-acid--CoA ligase bubblegum isoform X3 — MRSTAAANGSGVEFAISSQTDLDGPDQVLASDSISTTEAAGRVRIEFEKNGIADHVPISVPGLLAKTARENPDFPALVSREGVDGRRVTYTFKEYHNQVRIVARAFLKLGLERHHSVCILGFNSPEWFISDLAAIHAGGFASGIYTTNSAEACLYCAERSRANIIVVEDSKQLEKILAIKSKLPLLKAIVQYDGVPTQKGVLSWNELLEIGKNESDDKLDSVLRTICINECCTLVFTSGTVGNPKAVMLSHDNLIYDAKAIITSARLTPRTDRLVSFLPLSHVAAQVVDIYAGLAIVGTVYFADKNALKGTLIDTLQVAKPTAFLGVPRVWEKIYEKMQAVARNNGVIKTWIANWAKAQALNYNINKMNGVDYKSWSYLLAKWLIFGKIKSTLGLDKCNIFVTAAAPLSTEVKRYFMSLDIPIMEAFGMSECAGAHTLSQNDNYRLGSVGPVMPGLRLKIDKPDATGEGEVCMKGRHTFMGYLEEPEKTRDTKDDEGWLHSGDLGRYDKDGFLWMTGRIKELIITAGGENIPPVHIEHLVLAELPALSNALLVGDMRKYLTILVTLQTDLNPETGAPLDTLSPLTLSWAKSIGSKAKTVTEVIQSKDPAIHKEIEEAIKRANSHATSNAQKVQKFRILPHDFSVPTGELGPTLKVKRNVVLKMYADLIEEMYK; from the exons ATG AGATCAACAGCTGCTGCAAACGGCTCTGGGGTCGAATTCGCCATTTCAAGCCAAACAGACCTAGACG GACCAGACCAAGTACTTGCATCTGATTCGATATCTACGACTGAAGCAGCCGGTCGAGTTCgcattgaatttgaaaaaaatggaatcgCCGATCATGTGCCTATCTCAGTGCCGGGATTGCTGGCAAAAACGGCCAGGGAAAACCCCGACTTTCCAGCGTTGGTATCCCGTGAAGGAGTCGATGGGCGAAGAGTTACCTATACCTTCAA AGAATACCATAACCAGGTTCGGATCGTGGCGAGAGCATTCTTGAAGCTTGGACTCGAGCGCCACCATAGTGTCTGTATCCTTGGGTTCAACAGTCCGGAATGGTTCATCTCCGATCTCGCAGCCATACATGCTGG AGGATTTGCCTCCGGGATTTATACAACTAACTCCGCAGAAGCTTGCCTGTACTGCGCAGAACGCAGTAGAGCTAATATAATTGTCGTCGAGGATTCCAAAcaattggagaaaattttgGCAATCAAAAGCAAGCTACCCCTTCTCAAAGCTATCGTACAGTATGACGGTGTCCCAACTCAGAAAGGTGTTCTAAGT TGGAACGAATTATTGGAAATCGGTAAGAATGAGTCGGATGACAAGTTGGATTCTGTCTTGCGGACAATTTGCATCAATGAATGTTGCACTTTGGTATTTACG TCCGGAACAGTTGGAAATCCAAAAGCAGTTATGCTGAGCCATGACAATCTCATCTACGATGCGAAAGCGATCATAACTTCAGCAAGATTAACGCCTAGGACTGATAGGCTCGTCAGCTTCCTTCCACTGTCGCACGTGGCTGCTCAG GTCGTCGATATTTATGCAGGCCTGGCGATCGTCGGAACGGTATATTTTGCTGACAAAAACGCCTTAAAGGGTACCCTGATAGACACTCTGCAGGTAGCAAAGCCCACCGCCTTTTTAGGAGTTCCCAGagtgtgggaaaaaatttatgaaaaaatgcaGGCCGTAGCCCGAAATAACGGAGTGATAAAAACGTGGATTGCAAATTGGGCCAAAGCCCAGGCACTCAACTATAACATAAACAAGATGAACGGAGTGGACTATAAGAGCTGGAGCTATCTGTTAGCTAAATGGCTTATCTTTGGCAAAATAAAGAGCACTCTTGGTCTGGACAAGTGCAATATCTTTGTGACAGCCGCCGCTCCATTGAGTACCGAGGTGAAACGATATTTTATGAGCCTTGATATCCCTATTATGGAGGCTTTTGGAATGTCAGAATGCGCTGGCGCACACACTCTGAGCCAAAATGATAATTACAG ATTGGGAAGTGTCGGACCAGTCATGCCAGGCTTACGCTTGAAAATAGACAAACCAGATGCTACTGGCGAAGGCGAAGTCTGCATGAAAGGTCGTCACACCTTTATGGGATACCTTGAAGAGCCAGAAAAAACCAGGGATACTAAAGATGATGAAGGATGGTTACACAGTGGTGATTTAGGCCGATATGATAAAGATGGGTTCCTCTGGATGACAG GAAGAATCAAGGAGCTGATAATAACGGCTGgtggtgaaaatattccgCCAGTTCACATAGAGCATTTAGTCTTGGCTGAATTACCAGCTCTTAGCAATGCACTTCTTGTCGGTGATATGAGAAAATACTTGACGATACTAGTCACTCTACAG ACTGATCTAAATCCTGAGACTGGCGCACCTTTGGACACGCTGTCACCATTGACACTGTCTTGGGCAAAGTCAATCGGCAGCAAAGCAAAAACAGTAACGGAAGTCATACAATCCAAGGACCCAGCT ATTCACAAGGAGATCGAAGAAGCTATCAAAAGGGCAAACAGTCATGCAACAAGTAATGCGCAAAAGGTGCAGAAGTTCCGGATTCTCCCACACGACTTTTCAGTCCCAACGGGTGAGCTTGGACCAACgttgaaagtaaaaagaaacgtTGTCCTCAAGATGTACGCAGATTTAATTGAAGAGATGTATAAATAG